Part of the Mycolicibacterium mageritense genome is shown below.
GTTGCCGATGTCGAGCACCACCAACCCGATGCTGCGCGAACGGCCGGCCTTGAGTTGGCGGGCCGCATCGTTTCGGACGAAGCCCAACTCGTCGATCGCGGCCTGCACGCGGGCGACGGTCGCGGGCGCGACCTTGTCCGGGGAGTTGAGCACGTTGGAGACCGTGCCCACAGACACCGACGCCGCTGCGGCAACCTCGCGCATGCTCACCACGGTCACCATCACACCATCAGGGCGGCCCGATTCGTGCGCGGGACATAGCGTCGCGGGGAAAACCATCGCGCGGTGCGTTCGCGGAGCTCGGGCAGCCCGCCGCTCACGATGCCTTGGGCCCGGGCGGTCAGCAGGATGTTGCCCAGCGCGGTGGCCTCGACCGGCCCGGCCAGCAGCGGCAGGCCGACCCGGTCCGCGATGAGCTGGCACAGCAGTTCGTTCTGCGCGCCGCCACCGACGATGTGCACCGTGCGCACCGGGATCCCCGACAGCTCGGCCGCGGTGGTCACTGCGGACGCGAAGGCTGCCGCCAGGCTCTCCAGGATCGTGCGCACCACCGCTGCCGGACCGTGCGGCACAGGCAGGTCGCGTTCGCGGTACCACTGGGCGATCCGGTCGGGCATGTCACCGGGTGGCAGGAATCTCGGGTCGTCGGCGTCGAACACGTGGACCGGTGCGGGTTGCTCGGCGGCCTGCTCCAACAGCACGGCGAGATCGAAGGTGCGACCGTCGCGTTCGTAGTGCCGCAGGGTCTCACTGAGCAGCCACAAACCCATCACGTTGTGCAGGAATCGAATCCGGCCGTCAGCACCGACCTCGTTGGTGAAGTTGGCGGCGCGACTGGCCTCGGTGGTCACCGGCTGCGCAAGCTCCACACCCACCAAACCCCAGGTGCCGCACGATATGTAGGCCGACTGGTCGTCGTGCATGGGGATCGCGGCGACCGCCGATGCCGTATCGTGCGACGCCGCCGATGCCACCTCGGTCTGGAATCCCAGCTGCGCGGCGACCTCCGGTAGCAGCGGTCCCCGCCTGCTGCCTGCCTCGACCAGCTCGGGAAACAGTGTGTGCGGCAGTTTCAGTCGGTTCATCAGTTCGTGGTCCCACCCGCCGTCGAGGCCCAATAGGCCCGTCGTGGACGCATTGGTCCGCTCGGCCACGCGTTGACCGGTCAGCCAGTAGGTGATCAGATCCGGCACCAGGAGCACGGTGTCGGCCAGTTCGAGCAGCCCGTTGACGCGTTCGTCGGCGAGTTGGTACACCGTGTTGAACGGCAGGAACTGAATCCCGTTGCGCTGGTAGAGCTCTTGGGCGGTGATCACGTCGTGGACCAGTGCGACACCGCGCTCGGATCTGGCGTCGCGGTAATGCATGGGTAGTGACAGCAGCCGTCCGTCTCGCAGCAGACCGTAGTCGACCGCCCATGAGTCCACACCGATCCCGGCCAGGTTGTCGCAGGCGCGTCCGGCCTGGGTCAGGCCTGCGACGACGTGGCCGTACAGCCCCGGGATGTCAGCGTGCAACGCGGTGCGGCTGCCGTCCCACAGCGTAACCGGGCCGTTGGGGAACCGGGCGATCGTGCGCATCGTCAGCCCGTCGGCACCGAAGTCCCCGACGACGACCCGGCCGCTCGTAGCGCCGAGGTCGACGGCGACAACCTGGGCGCTCACCGCGCTCATCGCAGGAAGGCCGCGGCCACACCCGCGTCCACCGGCACATGCAGACCCGTCGTGTGGGAGAAGTCCGACGTGCACAGCGCGAACGCCGCGTTGGCGATGTTCTCCGGCAGCACTTCGCGTTTGAGCAGCGTGCGCTGCGCGTAGAACTTCCCGAGGTCTTCTTCGGCCACGCCGTACACCGCGGCGCGCTTGGCCCCCCAGCCGCCGGCGAAGATCCCCGAGCCGCGGACCACACCGTCGGGGTTGATGCCGTTGACCTTGACGCCGTGTTCGCCGAGTTCGGCTGCCAGCAACCGAACCTGGTGGGCCTGATCGGCTTTCGTCGCCGAGTAGGCGATGTTGTTGGGGCCCGCGAACACCGAGTTCTTGGAAGAGATGTAGAGGATGTCGCCGCCCATCTTCTGGTCGATCAGGGCCTTGGCGGCGGCCTTCGACACCAGGAAGGATCCGCGCGCCATGACGTTGTGCTGCAGGTCCCAGTCGGCTGCGGTGGTGTCGAGCAGGGATTTCGACAGCGACAGACCCGCGTTGTTGACCACGAGGTCGATGCCACCGAAGGCCAGCACCGTGGCGTCGACCGCGTGCTGCACCGCGTCCTCGTCCGTGACGTCGGCCGCGATACCGATCGCGACGTCGGCGTGGCCGATCTCTGCCGCTGCCGCAGCGGCCTTTTCGGCATCCAGGTCGGCGATCACGACGCACGCCCCTTCGGCCGCGAGCCGGGTCGCGATGGCCTTGCCGATGCCGGAGGCCGCGCCGGTGACAAGAGCGATGCGCGTGGCCAACGGCTTGGGCTTGGGCATCCGTGCCAGCTTGGCTTCTTCGAGCGCCCAGTATTCGATCCGGAACTTCTCCGATTCGTCGATGGGCGCGTACGTGGAGATGGCTTCGGCGCCACGCATGACGTTGATGGCGTTGAGGTAGAACTCGCCGGCCACTCGCGCGGTCTGCTTGTCCTTGCCGTAGCTGAACATTCCGACGCCCGGGATCAACACGATCGCCGGATCGGCGCCTCGGATCGCGGGGCTCTCGGGTGTGGCGTGCCGGTCGTAGTACGCCTGGTAGTCGGCGCGGTAGGCCTCGTGCAGTTCGGCCAACCGGGCCTTGCTGTCTTCGACGGTGGCGTCGGCGGGCAGGTCGAGCACCATGGGCTTGACCTTGGTGCGCAGGAAGTGGTCGGGGCAGCTGGTACCGAGCGCGGCCAGACGCGGATGCTCACTGCCGGCGAGGAATTCGAGCACGCGGGGATCGTCGGTGAAATGACCCACCTGCGGCTTGTCGGTCGAGGCCAGACCGCGGATGAAGGGCGCGAGTTCGGCTGCCTTGGTGCGGCGCTGCTCGTCGGGAAGGGCGCCGTGGCCCGGCAACGCCGCGCCGAACGGTTCCGGACGACCGTTCTCGGCGATGAACCGCTCGGCGGTCTCGATGATCTCCAGCGAGTGCGCTTCGGCTTCGGCCGACGTCGTGCCCCATGCCGTGATGCCGTGTCCGCCCAGGATGGTCCCGATCGCCTGCGGGTTGCGCCGTTTGATGTCGGCGATGTCGAGGCCCAACTGGAAGCCGGGGCGCCGCCACGGCACCCACACCACGCGGTCGCCGAAGATCGTCTTGGTCAGGGCTTCTCCGTCGGCCGCGGTGGCCAGCGCGATGCCCGAGTCGGGGTGCAGGTGATCGACGTGGTCGGCGTCTACCAGGCCGTGCATCGCGGTGTCGATCGACGGGGCCGCTCCACCGCGGCCGTGCAGGCAGTAGTCGAACGCGGCGACCATCTCGTCCTCACGGTCGACGCCGGGATACACGTCGACCAGCGCACGCATCCGGTCCAGCCGCAGCACCGCAAGGCCGTTCTCGGTCAACGTGCCGAGATCTCCGCCGGATCCCTTGACCCACAACAAGTCCACAGGCGCCCCGGTGACGGGGTCGGTGTCCGTGCCCTTGGCCGACGTGTTGCCGCCGGCATAGTTGGTGTTCTTCGGGTCCGCCCCGAGCCGGTTGGAGCGTGCGATCAGTTCGGCGACAGTAGGATTGGTCATGCGTCATGCTCCCCATGATGATTGCGTTCCGCCGATGCGCTCGGCGTTGATGGTGTCCTGATATCCCGATGCCGCGAATGCGGCCATCGGATCGCCGGGTAGGCCCCGGTCTTCGCGCCGGCGGGCCAGCGCGGGTCGGACGTCGGTGTAGAAGGCGTCCATGAAGATTCCGTTGGCCCCCAAGACGTCTCCGCTCTCCTGCGCTACGGCCAACGCCTGGGTGTCGACGAGCAGGGCCCGCGCGGTCATCTCCTGCACGTTGAGCACCGAGCGGATCTGCCCCGGGATCTTCGCCTCGACGTTGTGACACTGGTCGAGCATCAGCGCGACCTGAGAAGCCGGATCCAGCCCCCCGCCGCGCACCACCTCGAACATGACGCGGAACAGCTGGAACGGGTCGGCAGCTCCGACGATCAGGTCGTCGTCGGCGTAGAACCGGGAGTTGAAGTCGAACGATCCGAGTTTCCCGAGCCGCAGTAGTTGAGCGACGATGAACTCGATGTTGGTGCCCGGCGCGTGGTGTCCGGTGTCGAGGCACACCATGGCCCGCTCGCCGAGCGCACTCACCTGCGCGTACGAGGTACCCCAGTCCGGCACGTCGGTCATGTACATCGCAGGCTCGAAGAACTTGTATTCCAGCACCATTCGCTGTGCGGGACCGATGTGCTGGTAGATCGAGGCGAGGGACTCGGCCAGCCGGTCCTGACGGCCGCGGATGTCGCCCTGTCCCGGATAGTTCGTGCCGTCGGCCAACCAGATCTTCAGATCACGCGAACCGGTCTGGTTCATGATCTCGATGCACGCCAGGTGGTGGTCGATGGCCTTCTGCCGCACTGCCTTGTCGGTGTGGGTGAGGCTGCCGAACTTGTAGTCGTCGTCCTGGAAGGTGTTCGAGTTGATGGTGCCCAACCGCACGCCCTGCTCGGCGGCGTAGCGGCTCAGCGCCGCATAGTCGTCGACGGCGTCCCACGGGATGTGCAGGGCCACCGTGGGCGCCAGGCCCGTCAGGCGGTGCACGGTCGCGGCGTCGGCGATCTTCTCTTCGACGGTGCGTGGCGTGCCCGGGCTGCCGAAAACCTTGAACCGGGTGCCGGAGTTCCCGAATGCCCATGACGGCAGTTCGATGGCCAGGTTGTCCAGCATCGGGTGCAATGCGGGCGTGCTCATGCCACGCTCCTCTCAATCGGCTGGTCGGAAATCGGGGCGCCGTAGCGTTCGAGTTCAATCTGCCGCAACGTCTTGCCGCGGGTGGCGGGTGCGCCGACGGCGCCGATCACGAGCGCGACGGTCAACAGCGCGACGAGCAGGATGCCGACGGCCGTGAGGCCGGTGACCGCGAGCAGCGTCGGGAAGAAGTAGCTGAGCAACCCGGTGGCGGTGCGGACGACGAAGAACATGACGCCCTGGGCGCTCGCGCGGTACGGGGTCGCGAACAGTTCGCTGGCCCACAAGCTGTAGAACGCCTGAGCACCGATGCCGCTCGAAACGCCCCACAGCACCGCGAACGCCAGCATGGTCGGCACGCCGTTGTCGGTGAACGCCACCAGCACCACCCACGCGACGATGCCGAGCGCGGCACCGATGACGTAGAGCAGACGTTGGCTCATCCGGTCGGCGTACGGCATGAATCCGAAGTAGGTGGCGACCACGGTGCAGCCCCACACCAGAACCTGCAGCAGGTTCTGGGCGACCGGGCTGTGCAAGCCTGCGGTGTCGTACACGCGCGGCATGAAGATGCCGGCCTGCCCGGCCACGGTGTTCCAGAACAGGTAGATGCCGCCGAGGAAAAGCAGCGCGGTGATGTTGACCTTGCGCGAGAACAGCCCGCGCAAGCCACGCGTCCCGACCGTCGCGGCCAGACCCGCGGTCTCGTGGCGCCCTTCGTCGGTCCAGATCTGCG
Proteins encoded:
- a CDS encoding rhamnulokinase, with translation MSAVSAQVVAVDLGATSGRVVVGDFGADGLTMRTIARFPNGPVTLWDGSRTALHADIPGLYGHVVAGLTQAGRACDNLAGIGVDSWAVDYGLLRDGRLLSLPMHYRDARSERGVALVHDVITAQELYQRNGIQFLPFNTVYQLADERVNGLLELADTVLLVPDLITYWLTGQRVAERTNASTTGLLGLDGGWDHELMNRLKLPHTLFPELVEAGSRRGPLLPEVAAQLGFQTEVASAASHDTASAVAAIPMHDDQSAYISCGTWGLVGVELAQPVTTEASRAANFTNEVGADGRIRFLHNVMGLWLLSETLRHYERDGRTFDLAVLLEQAAEQPAPVHVFDADDPRFLPPGDMPDRIAQWYRERDLPVPHGPAAVVRTILESLAAAFASAVTTAAELSGIPVRTVHIVGGGAQNELLCQLIADRVGLPLLAGPVEATALGNILLTARAQGIVSGGLPELRERTARWFSPRRYVPRTNRAALMV
- a CDS encoding bifunctional rhamnulose-1-phosphate aldolase/short-chain dehydrogenase, whose amino-acid sequence is MTNPTVAELIARSNRLGADPKNTNYAGGNTSAKGTDTDPVTGAPVDLLWVKGSGGDLGTLTENGLAVLRLDRMRALVDVYPGVDREDEMVAAFDYCLHGRGGAAPSIDTAMHGLVDADHVDHLHPDSGIALATAADGEALTKTIFGDRVVWVPWRRPGFQLGLDIADIKRRNPQAIGTILGGHGITAWGTTSAEAEAHSLEIIETAERFIAENGRPEPFGAALPGHGALPDEQRRTKAAELAPFIRGLASTDKPQVGHFTDDPRVLEFLAGSEHPRLAALGTSCPDHFLRTKVKPMVLDLPADATVEDSKARLAELHEAYRADYQAYYDRHATPESPAIRGADPAIVLIPGVGMFSYGKDKQTARVAGEFYLNAINVMRGAEAISTYAPIDESEKFRIEYWALEEAKLARMPKPKPLATRIALVTGAASGIGKAIATRLAAEGACVVIADLDAEKAAAAAAEIGHADVAIGIAADVTDEDAVQHAVDATVLAFGGIDLVVNNAGLSLSKSLLDTTAADWDLQHNVMARGSFLVSKAAAKALIDQKMGGDILYISSKNSVFAGPNNIAYSATKADQAHQVRLLAAELGEHGVKVNGINPDGVVRGSGIFAGGWGAKRAAVYGVAEEDLGKFYAQRTLLKREVLPENIANAAFALCTSDFSHTTGLHVPVDAGVAAAFLR
- the rhaI gene encoding L-rhamnose isomerase, coding for MSTPALHPMLDNLAIELPSWAFGNSGTRFKVFGSPGTPRTVEEKIADAATVHRLTGLAPTVALHIPWDAVDDYAALSRYAAEQGVRLGTINSNTFQDDDYKFGSLTHTDKAVRQKAIDHHLACIEIMNQTGSRDLKIWLADGTNYPGQGDIRGRQDRLAESLASIYQHIGPAQRMVLEYKFFEPAMYMTDVPDWGTSYAQVSALGERAMVCLDTGHHAPGTNIEFIVAQLLRLGKLGSFDFNSRFYADDDLIVGAADPFQLFRVMFEVVRGGGLDPASQVALMLDQCHNVEAKIPGQIRSVLNVQEMTARALLVDTQALAVAQESGDVLGANGIFMDAFYTDVRPALARRREDRGLPGDPMAAFAASGYQDTINAERIGGTQSSWGA
- a CDS encoding MFS transporter, with the protein product MKIGARSTTGWRATIAVAMSNYIEAGSIIAIATSLAFWQAEFGISNFAVGLLAALSANAFGAAIGAILGGPLCDRFGRKAIYTYDLVVYMAGVLLAAFAVNYLMLLAAFVITGMAVGAGVPASWTYIAEQAPSTDRAKHVGTAQLAWSVGPLVGFALAAGLAPLGLTGSRLIFGHLFLVAAVVWWVRQGLAESQIWTDEGRHETAGLAATVGTRGLRGLFSRKVNITALLFLGGIYLFWNTVAGQAGIFMPRVYDTAGLHSPVAQNLLQVLVWGCTVVATYFGFMPYADRMSQRLLYVIGAALGIVAWVVLVAFTDNGVPTMLAFAVLWGVSSGIGAQAFYSLWASELFATPYRASAQGVMFFVVRTATGLLSYFFPTLLAVTGLTAVGILLVALLTVALVIGAVGAPATRGKTLRQIELERYGAPISDQPIERSVA